The following is a genomic window from Mus pahari chromosome 1, PAHARI_EIJ_v1.1, whole genome shotgun sequence.
AGTGGCTTGCATGTAAAATACAGGAGCAGACACATCAAATAGAATAGTTTAATTGTAGAGCCACCTAAAAACACATTGGGGCACCTGGGGTATTTAATATGTGTACTACAGAAGCCCTCATTCTGTACTTTACTTCCTTGTTATAGGTTTAtattatgcttttaattttacCTCGTCACGTTTGCATTCAAAGTGATTGATAAAACTTATGTGGTTCCAGAATCTTCCATATAAAATAGGGTTTTCATGATATAAAAAATGATgagtttggatttttatttttataagttctcatttattctttcaatttttaaaaatagatttgcatgtctatttcatgtatgtggctgttttatgcttatatgtatgtttgtgtagatTGTTAGTATCTGGTACCCCATAGAAATCAAAAtaaggcattagatcccctagaTCTGGAGTAACAAAGAGTTTTGAGCCATCatttggtgctgggatttgaacacacatggggcaagtggaccatgccaccagacagaactggtaaggttgaagcAGATTATACAACCCCAGTAAATCTTATAATTGAGAACAGAAGGCATTGGAACCAGCTCCCAGCCAGGCTCTACCTGTCCGGGAACATGAaatcatgacacacacacacaaacacacacacacacacatgcacacgcacacacacaaacacacacacacacacgcacaccccactgagaggaccataaCAACAGCCATGTAGGGACAACACCTGAAGTGCTTCCCTATGCAAATAAAGCATCTCTAACATTCATTCAGGGATTCAGACTGAATCAATGGGAAACATCTACCCCTGGATCTCACTCTACTTCCAAAATATTTATAAGGTCCTGTGGATTTCTGTCTATATGCAGGTGAGGGCAGGTGCAAGATAGGGCTAGAGCCTGGGATTGAAAAGTGGataaagaaggcaggctgagagtTTTAGAGAAGAGTAAGATAGGGAGgcacagggagaagaaaggaaaatggaagaagagaaagacaaaccaAATTCTGTGGgactttaaatagccacagggaGCTATGAATATCTTAAAAGTGATAATTACAGAACAATCTGTCTTATCATGGTGGGCAGTTTATATCAATCTCAAtgggctctgagttcattgtgtgggcattttgtgggttgagaatttactgatataaatctgactgataaattacaagcctctagagttttgattttatcaGGTTACAGGAATTTTTGACAGCTAATCACAGGGGGTGGATGGCTGGGAATATGAGCAGGATCCATGTCCACCGCAAGAGAACAAGGAGATGGGCAGCTGTTGCCCATGGAGACCCTGGTGGAGGGGAAACCGAGTTACTAGAAATTAGCCAGCACTAGCAtgggtgactttttaaaaatattttgtgcaaCAAGGTCCCTATCCACATGGAATAAAGTGCATGAGATATTTCACCAAGAATTGTCTGAGGGTGGCTGCTTATTGAGTGGTAACACTAAAGGGAAGAATTTTCTCTCCTGAAGCATTCGTTGCTGGACTTCAGCTCCACCCAACTGGTCTAGCTCACACCCTTGGTGCAGCTGCTTGTTACTGTGACCACTGGCTGCCATTCTCTGTAGGTTGAAGCCACATCCTGCCACTCACTTAGGGACTCCTGCTGCAGCTTCTGGCTACCTGTTGCAGCTCATGGCTGCAAAAGTAGCTGCCTGCCCTGCTATACTTTCCCTTGGAGAGCCTTACCAGCTGTTCCTGATCCTTGGATTGAGTCCTGTCTCCCCAGAGGGGCGACCATCTGCACTCCCAGCTGCTAGGCAGGAACACAGCCTGACAAacacaggtcctctagaagaatagaaaatactcttaaccactaaatcatttcttcattattattatgtgCATTTATGACCATCTGTCCTacctgatttattttttgtttcaaaattacCATAAACAAAACTGTCTTTAAGTCCAATAAAATCCAGTGGCCTCAATAAAAAGCTGTTCtctagtactaccggaggatccagcatttcctctcctgggtatatacccagaagatgttccaactggtaataagaacacatgctccactatattcatagcaggcttatttataatagccagaagctgaaaagaacccagatgtccttcaacagagaaatggatacagaaaatgtggtacatttacacaatggagtattactcagctattataaacaatgaatttatgaaattcttaggcaaatggatggatctggaggatatcatcctgagtgaggtaacccaatcacaaaagaactgatgtgatatgcactcactgataagtggatattagcccagaaacttagaatacctaagatacaatttgcaaaacacatgaaactcaaatgaaggaagaccaaagtgtggatacttcatccctccttagaatggggaacaaaatacccatggaaggagttacagagacaaagtttggagcttagatggaaggaaggatcatgcagagactgccccacccgggaatccatatCATAATCAggcaccaaacgcagacactattgcatatgccagcaagattttgctgaaagaaccctgatatagctgtctcttgtgagtctatgccagtacctggcaaatacagaagtggatgctcacattcagctattggatggaacacagagcccccagtggagaagctagagaaagtacccaaggagctgaaggggtctgcaacactataggagaaacaacaatatgaactaaccagtacccctagagctcgtgtctctagctgcatacgtagcagaagatggcctagttggccatcatttggaggagaggtcctttgtcttgtgaagatcatatgccccagtacaggggaatccccagtccaggaagtgggagtaggtgggttggggagcagggcgggtggaggatataggggactttctggatagcatttgaaatgtaaatgaagaaaatatctaataaaaattgggaaaaaaaaagagatacatCACCTGGGACCATAAATTATCTATTTGACCTTTGGATTGTTGTGaggaaattgtaaaaaaaaaaaaaaaaaaaaaaggatttgcaGTCTGTGGAGATGAAGGTATTCCTTGCTATTGGCAGTCTGTGAAGATGAAGGTGTCTTTTGCTATTGGCTCTCTGTGCTTTGGAAACCAAGAAGACCAATTAAATTGTGTTTTTTCCCATCCCAAAGCTTGATAAGATCAGTAGTAGTGacgaaagagaaagaaaaggagctaataaagtaaaataacaaaagcaaagcattaaaataaaataaaataaaaagctttctcTCCTTGGGCATCATCTGAATGTGTTGTTCTCTTAAGGCAGTGTGTTCAGATTGTTGTATTCCACTTAATCTCACATGGTATGTCCTCTGCCAGGAATTCCTTACCCTGGTGTGGTACTAATGAAGCGATCTTATTCTCTAAAACTAgttgtttagtttatttttctttttgtactgtttgtgtgtgtgtgtgtgtgtgtgtgtgtgtgtgtgtctgtgtgttttaacACATGCATACCGgtggccacagaggccaggagcagGAGTCAGAGTCTCTGGAaccagaattacagacagttgatAGCCACAATACctgtgctggggctggagccgtgctcttaaccactaggtCATATCTCTGGCTacgtatatttttatttttgtggtcaTTTCTATCAAGATGTTTTCTTTGGGGCTTTAGTTTGTTCTTCACGATCCATTGTTTTTGGTACTGTAGTCAAACTGTTATATCAATATGTGTGTGGAGTTTTGTAATTTGAATAAATATCCAattgtataaaatattgtaaGTTAGTGTCACACACTTTTTCTCATAAAACTATCACCTAATAAGTAATGTCTTGAATGAACTCTCTCATGTTTGCTTCAGTGTTCTTACTTAGTAATCACTGaaacaagaaatttaaaagataaaaatgcctTTTTGGGGGAGAGGGTGCATAGATAAAATTTACCTGTGTTGCCGATGAatgaatatttaagaaaatagaatTCTTTGCATATCCACttgacttgaaaacaaacaaacaaacaaaaaccaagtaatGGAAATCAGGTAGGCATTCATCCCTATGTtagaacctgaggaaatcaaGACAAAGGCTAACTGAGGGATCTATTAACAAATCAAAGTGGATGCTGGCTGCTAGGGTCTCCCAGCATCTCCCAGCATCTCCCAGCATTGCAGGTACCTATTACAGCATCCTAGCTCTTCTCAGCATTTCTCATCCCAGCACCTTACCTTAAACATCTGTAGCTCCTGCATTTCATTCCTCCATGCTCTTCTCTAATTAATCCAGCCATTCTAACCACAGGCCTCCTTTTCTCTactcttttatcttcttttccctccccccttcttctctttctctcttgtccttccctcctcttcctctccccttacAGCCTGGTATACTATGCTGGCCATATTCAATCTGTACTTTCCAGATGCCTCTGACTAGTCAGTCCTTCATATAGGCAATCAAAATATTCTCTTCAACTATACCTAAGAATGGTCAtgccctcattttcattcagCAGTTATATAGAAATAATACTttcaataaggaaataaaatttcattatattttatactaCCCTTGAAGGTTTCTAATGAATAGTAAATCTGATGAAAATACAGACTGATATTTGGAAGGCCTGGACTTCCCCTTGAGGACGGAAGTCACAGACATCAAATAGGAGAAAACCTGTAACTGAAAAATTAGCATCTAAGAAGATATCAATGAATGCTCAGGTTTTGATAGTGATTTAACCTCTAGGAAAATAAATTCAGACACAATGTATTTGTGGTGGGCATTTCTGTGTGTAAGAGTGGCCATAGAACTGTGGACTCTCCTTTCTGATCAGGGATTCTTTTACAGCTTCACAAATAAGATATCCCATCCTCCTCTGCCATGTAGTCAACATCACTGTGACAAAGAAATCTGAATTCTGAATCCTCTATTCAGAGTCCACTTCAGTGACCTTGAATACACTGCTTGATGACTTCAGTGACCTTGGATGCACTGCTTGAATAGACTAACTTGCAATTTTAGATGGAATTTATATTATGCACATTTTAATGTCTATATTATTCTTCTCTAATTAGGAACTGTCTTTAGGGTGGGGTAAGATCTGCTTAATCTGTATAATTCCAGTCCTCAGTGTCCCATCCATGAGCCTTTGATGACTTACACTGTGAACACTACAGCACAAGATTTTAAATAACTCTACTGCCTCCAACTGATACAGATTTTCAAGTTGTGTCACAGGGCTTGTAGAGTGCCATTAAAACTGTTCTTCATTTGAGTTCTGAGTATACTTCCAAGAACTATACATTGGCTATTTGACTATATTTATTCCCTAGAGCAGTTCTTCTTAAGGTTTTTCTACCTGTTAACCATTTTCTTTCAAGTACTTTTGGTctacctgcacatatgtatatattttaagcttattaattaaacattaatgtaataaatcataaagaaatttatttaaacacAACTTTCTGGATTCCCATAAATATACTAGTTGCTAAAGAGTAAgataaaattacttatttaagAAGAATGTGATTGCTTAGATtggcataaaatattaaaacttgtTTGAACACCTGCTATTGCAAGATATTGAGTATCATTATTAGCATTCtttctaagctccaccccacagttacctggaaaAAGCCaagtaggcctgacccactataaaaggggctgtttgccccctcctccctctcttgctcttctcttgttctcttggtCTCTTGACTTCTTGCTCGCACTATGCCCCCTCACTCCTTTCCCATTCCATTCCcccctccatgtgctcatggtctctctctctctctctctctctctctctctctctctctctctctctctctctgcctctactaccctcttgactcccctccaaGTAAATAAACTCTAGTCTATATTATACTGTCATTTGGCCCAtccctcaggggaagggatgccctGGCATTGGCCCACTGGGATGGCCTTctcccatacctcaccacacccccatagaacatattccttctcctttcatcttttcATAAACACATCATATGATACCTGGACTTGGATTTAGAAACAATGCAGGTTTTCATCCCACCCCAGCTATCTCTAGTCCAGACTGGGAAGTCCCCATCCCGCACTGGTCAGAGCAACAGCCATCTGCATTGTACCAGGGAAGGGTTCTTGAACTCAGAGCTACCTCTGTGCTGCCCTGACCCTCATTCTAGGGCTCTTTCCCTTGGGTGAgactttcccctctccttttgagacagtttctttctcCTGGTTGAGAAGCTCATAtcagtgtatacatgtgtaaagTTCTCAAAGCAAACTGAAGATAAATTAAACATAATTTCATCTCTaaagatgaaaaaatattttaacgtAACAAACTTTTTCATGACAAAATACCTGTTGAAACTATGAGTTGAAGGATCTTATGTTAACATAGGAGAAGATATGTATAGTCAAAGTTGCAAATGCTGTGCTTAATgagaaaagcaaaaactaaaattatttcctctaaaattataatatatatatgcatatgtattcaaaaataaagcaaaatgtttaGTGTCTATTTTATAAGataaatttctatattttaattgaatttcctCCACAAAGGTGCTCATCcatttttcattaataaataaaattcaatttaaaaatatgactgtGCCTTCATTTGTACCTCTCTTTAAAACCAGTTATCACAAATTATGCACAaggcatgtctttctttttctagctCATCATATTGATAGCTACATATTGCCTCAATAGCACTAGTTCTTTGGACAGTGTAGTACACATtacataatgaaaaatgaaatcaatatttTAGCTATGTTCCCTTCTGATTGACTCTCTTCATATAGATTTGTATCTTTGACCTCTGTTAATTCTGACATCTCAGAAGCATTGTTCTGAACATTCGTCTAAGGCCAGCATTCTATTTTAGTTCAATTCATACTAACTATGattctctgtttcctcttcccacaTTTTGAAGTTACAATTTCCCATGTAACCTCATTTTTTTTGATAAATGAAAAaagtgttaatttttattttgggtggtttttcttttacattttcataatGTTACAGATGATATTTGACAAATTTTAATACATTGCAATCAAAACTGCCATTGCTACATTTATTTTACTCTAAAATATCATGctgaatatacatacatttatctatatttatagaCATAGTGAAATAGACAAGAAGATGATAACAATGGATAAATATACCCAGGCATAGTATCACACACCTTgggtcccagcactttggaggcagaggcaaatgaatTTCTGCAAGTTGAAGGATATTCAcatctacatagtaagaccctatctcaaaaagaaaccagaactaTGAAATTTGAAGATACCCaatgaaatattaatttcattttaataaaattttaaataaaattaaatattgaagataaatacagaaatatgatatatatatataatataaaatcttCTATTAATTAGCACATTGAGGGAAAAGTGGCAAATAAGGCTAATACACTACATTAAAACAACACTCCTCCAACAAAAGTTGTATCAAAATGTTTTAGTActcaaaatttttgtttttgagaaaaaagaAGACTCACCACTCGGTCACGAATCTGTTTGGTCTTAGCACCATACACCAAGGGATTGACAGTGGGAGACACTAACAGGTAAAGGATTGCAAAGATTATGTGGATACTTGCAGGTACATTCTTGCCAAAACGATGAGTTAGGAAACTGAACAATGCAGGTGTGTAGAAGGCAAGAATAGTGCATACATGGGCAACACAGGTGCCCAAGGCTTTAGAACGGGCATTCTGGGAAGAGAGCCGAAATACTGCCTGGAGAATTTTTATGTAAGATGTGACTATGAGCCCAAGGTCAAATATTGTCACTGAAAGGGCCACCAAGATTCCATATATTCTGTTCACCTGAGTGTTACCACTAGCCATCTTCACCACAGCCATGTGCTCACAATACGCATGATGGATGACATATTTGGTGTAGTACAACAGCCTTTTAATGAGAAGTGGACATGGCATAATCAAAAGTATAGCTCGGCTTAGGCCAACTAGACCTATTTTAATCACCATGGGCATTGTCAGGATTGATGTATAGTGCAGTGGAATGCAAATGGCCACAAAGCGATCAAATGCCATGGCTACTAGAATGGCTGACTCCATGATGCACAGTGTATGAATA
Proteins encoded in this region:
- the LOC110337111 gene encoding putative olfactory receptor 52P1, producing the protein MAGNATPHIASFFLVGIPGLENFHCWIGIPVCLLFTLTLLGNSIILATVKLEPSLHQPMYFFLCMLAMNDMCLTCSTALKMLGIFWFDEHWISFDACLTQMFFIHTLCIMESAILVAMAFDRFVAICIPLHYTSILTMPMVIKIGLVGLSRAILLIMPCPLLIKRLLYYTKYVIHHAYCEHMAVVKMASGNTQVNRIYGILVALSVTIFDLGLIVTSYIKILQAVFRLSSQNARSKALGTCVAHVCTILAFYTPALFSFLTHRFGKNVPASIHIIFAILYLLVSPTVNPLVYGAKTKQIRDRVVSLLFSQKQKF